The following coding sequences are from one Musa acuminata AAA Group cultivar baxijiao chromosome BXJ1-6, Cavendish_Baxijiao_AAA, whole genome shotgun sequence window:
- the LOC103986570 gene encoding septum-promoting GTP-binding protein 1 produces the protein MTRLGWARFLGIAFLRRFLRAVWDHLLYCSSLGGRGRYRRLKACVPPSHLVAEKDGKPTAAVGRAALCADDEGDSDLVTLKIGLLGDRHTGKTSFLIKYVGDLEEQRELHTAGLNTMDKVLFVRGARIAFSIWDVGGDDQFLDRVPAACQDAVAILVLFDLTNRSTLNNAIGWYQRARKWNKTAIPILIGTKFDDFAQLPVEMQWTIVNQARAYARAMKATLFFSSATHNINVNKIFKFVAAKLFNLPWSLERNLTIGEPIIDF, from the exons ATGACCCGCCTCGGCTGGGCTCGCTTCCTCGGGATCGCCTTCCTCCGCCGCTTCCTCCGCGCCGTCTGGGACCACCTTCTGTACTGCTCCTCGCTCGGCGGCCGCGGCCGGTACCGCCGGCTCAAGGCGTGCGTCCCGCCATCTCATCTCGTGGCGGAGAAGGACGGGAAGCCGACCGCCGCCGTGGGGCGTGCGGCGCTGTGCGCGGACGATGAGGGGGATTCTGACCTGGTGACCTtgaagatcggcctccttggtgaCCGCCACACGGGGAAAACTAGCTTCCTG ATCAAGTATGTGGGGGATCTGGAGGAACAGAGGGAGCTGCACACGGCAGGATTGAATACGATGGACAAGGTTCTATTTGTTCGGGGAGCGAGGATTGCGTTCAGCATTTGGGATGTTGGAG GTGATGACCAATTTCTCGACCGCGTTCCTGCAGCTTGTCAAGATGCTGTGGCAATTCTTGTATTGTTTGATCTCACCAATCGTTCTACCCTAAACAA TGCCATTGGCTGGTACCAAAGGGCAAGAAAATGGAATAAG ACGGCAATTCCTATCTTAATAGGTACCAAATTTGATGACTTTGCCCAGCTTCCTGTTGAAATGCAATGGACGATCGTGAATCAG GCGAGAGCATATGCAAGAGCGATGAAAGCAACGCTATTTTTTTCGAGTGCTACTCACAACATAAATGTGAACAAGATTTTCAAGTTTGTGGCAGCCAAGCTCTTCAATTTGCCATGGTCGCTGGAAAGAAATCTGACTATTGGAGAGCCTATTATTGACTTTTAG